The stretch of DNA ATTCATTTATAAATGGAATTGAAATGTATTCTATAGATGCAAAACCTTGAGTAGCAAGTAAAGTTTCATTTAATAAAACTCCAGATGAAAAATTGTTAGGCTAATTTTTATTTTCTTTTGATTATTTAATAAAAATTCATCAGCTAGTAAAAATAATAATGAGAGTGTAATAATTGCTAATAAAACTAAATGTAAATAAGCAATAATTACGGGTCTTGTACCAAAAGCAAATTTACTTAAAGCAGGTATAGTTGAAAGTGTCTGTAAAATGAATTTTATACTTATTGAAAACAAAACGAATTTTAAAATAAGATTTAGAAAATGTTTTTTTAAAGAGATGTTCTTTTTTACTTTAAATAGAAATAGGAACCAAAAAATAGTTTGAATTGAAATAGCTATAATTGAAATAAAATATATACTTGAAGGAATTTTTAACCACAATAATGAAAGCACATAGATTGGGATGCAAGTCCAAATCGTAATTTTCTGGAATAAAACTAAAAATTTTGAACTGGAGATTTTAAAATAATCAAAAAACAAACCAAAACACGCTAGTATAAACCAACCATTGTATTGAAAATGGAGATAATAGTAAATGGAGGATAGATATAAATCTTGATTGAAATTTTTACTTGCCATCATGTAAGCTAAATAAAAAGTACCAAAAGAAGAAATTATATTATAGAATAAGGCTGCCTTAAACCAGTTAGTTACAATTTTGTTTGTATTGAGAACTTTTAAATCTTTATAAAAATAAATTGCAAAAAGAAAGAAATAAAAATTGAAGCAGTTGAAAAAAATATTGATATAAAATCATAACCATTAGTTGTAAAGGATATTAACATTCCATAAGCGCAAATTAAATTTAATAGTAGTAATTTTTTATACCGTTTAAAAACATTTATTTTTAAGTTTCTTTTATCTAAATAATTAACTAAAAGAAAGAAAAGAGTTTGAGTAACCCAGCCAGCAAATGCAAAGTGTGAATGAGCATGTTGAATATTTTTTTGATGCAATAGCGGGAATTCAAAACTAATTTTATATCGCATTAAAACCCCTAAAAAAGCAACAATAAATAAATTAAATAATGAAATTCTTATCCAAGACTGTTTTGTAATTAACATTAATAATATAATTTATGATCAATAATATCTACAATTTTGTTTTTTTTCATTTTAGACAATTCTCGAATTACTGTTTCAACTCTCAACCCTGTAAAATTTGCGATTTCTTGTCGAGTATAAGGGACAAGTTTCTTTTCAATAGAATTTTCATCTTTCTTAGATTCTAAAAAGCAAATGATTCTATGCTCGGGTGATTGATTAATAATGTCGCGAGATGTTTTTGCTTTGGCTAAATTTCTTTGCGCCATCAAATTCAAAAACTTTTTTTGATACGAAGGATATTCTTCTAAAATTTTTAAAAATTTATCTTTAGATAGCTTAATAATTTTTGAAGATGTACATGTTTGGGCTGTCGATGGATAGAAGTCATCAACAAAAAGAGGAGGCTCTCCAAAGCTTTGGCCATCAAAAAAAACACCTTGTGTAAATTCTTTCCCTTCTTCATTCAAATTAAACATTTTTACACTACCTTCTATTAATTGATAATAAAAATTGGCATGCTCCCCAGCTTCAAATATAATTTCATTTTTTTCATATTCTTTAGCTATTGCGCCCCAAGTAAAAAGCAAATCGATGTCTAAAAACATATCTTTAAATCTTAAGCAAAATTATTTTTATAAAAATATAAAAAATATGACTACAATCATATTCAATCAATTTAAGCTATTGTAAATTTACACCATGAAAAGTTTTGTATTCATAATTGCTTTTTTATTCTTGGTAAGACCACTTATTCCAGTGATTGACTATGTAGTTAATTATGAATATATATCAACTAAATTATGTGAAAATAAAGATAAACCAGAGTTAAATTGTAACGGTAAATGTCATGTAGCTAAAAAAATTAGTGAAAGTACAAATTCTGATAATACAAATAAATTAAAATCTAATTCTGAAGTTGAAATATTATTTTTTCAGACAGATAATTTTGATTTTAGAAAGTTTATTTTTCATACTAAATCTATTACAAAATTTCACTACGAAAACCTATACTTTCACATGAGTAGTAGTGATTATTTTCATCCTCCTTGTTAATTCGATTAATTTCAATTTTATACAACTAATAAATTAAATCGAATAATCAAAATTTTAAAAATGAAAAATATATTAAAATTGCTCTTATTAGGGCTAGGAATTCTTATGTCTTTAACATTGGGTTCATGTTCAAACGATGATAATGAAACAACTATTAACGAGTTAGACAGTCTTGTTAAATTTAAAGAGATTGTTAATAATAATCATACCATTGAATTATTTTCTGTCAAAGGAACTTTAGAACAAGGATATAATGAAATTAATTTAAGAATTAAAAACAATACTTCAAACGAATATTTTAAAAATGCTGAAATTTCTTGGACACCAATTATGCACATGACTTCAATGTCACACTCTTGTCCATTTTCTTCAGTAAATAAAATTACTAATGAAGGGACATTGTATAAGGGTTATATAATGTTTCAAATGGCTCAAAATGATACGGAATATTGGGATTTAAAAATAGATTATACTATTGATGAAATTGATTATTCGGTAACATCTGTTATAGATGTGCCTGCTTCAGAAAAGCGAGTTGTAAATACTTTCATGGGAACTGATGGAACAAAATATCTTTTAGCTTTGATTGAACCATCCAATCCTAAAGTTGCAATTAACGACATCAAAATTGGAGTATGGAAAATGCAAAATATGATGACTTTCCCTATAGTTGATGGTTACACGGTTAAAATTGATCCAAGAATGCCTAGTATGGGTAATCATAGTTCTCCTAATAATGTTAATGCAACGCAAATGAACTCAAATTCATTTTATGATGGTAAATTATCATTAACTATGACAGGTTATTGGAAAATTAATTTACAACTAGCTAATACAAATGGAGATATTTTAAAAGGAGAAGAAATTTCTGATACCGTAGAATCGAGCAGTATCTTTTTTGAAATTGAATTTTAAATTATCTTAAAAAGGTCGTTATGAAAAAAAAACGACCTTTTTAAAACTTACATGAGTTGAATTTTGCATTCAACAAAAATCCTGTATACTTAATAGAAACCAAATGAAAAATAATATTGTCATAATACTATTAGTATTTTGTTTTGGAAATTTATTAGCTCAAGAACAAGATTCTATTATAAAAAAAGAATTAAAGGAAGTAATTTTAATAGGCACAAAATCTCAATTACACGAAAAAGAATCTAAAACATTAGCTACAGTTGATGAGTTTTTACAAAAAGCATCTAAAGTAGATTTAATTAAAAGAGGAGCTTACGCCTGGGAGCCAATTATAAATGGAATGGCTACAGAACGAACTGTAATTACAATAGATGGAATGCGAATCTTTGGTGCTTGTACAGATAAAATGGACCCAGTTACGTCTTATGTTGAAATTTCAAATTTATCAGAAGCTACCATTTCTTCTGGTCAACAAGGTAGTTGTCATGGAAATACTATTGGAGGTACTTTGAATTTAAAAAGAAACCAGCAAAATTCTGCTAACAAAGGTTGGAATTTTGGAATAAATTCAGGATACGAAACAAATAATAAGCAAAAAATAGCAGGTTCTTCAATAAATTATGCGGATAGTTTGTTTTATGTAGATACTGATGTTATGTTTCGAGATGCTGAAAATTTTAAAGCAGGAAATGATAAAGAAATTCAGTTTTCCCAATTCAGAAAACTTAACCTTTCCACTACATCTGGTTTTCAATTAACATCAAATAAAAATTTTGAAGCTTCTATTATTTATGATAAAGCAACAGACGTTGGTTACCCAGCATTACCTATGGATGTTTCGTTGGCGGAAGCTTTGATTACTTCAGTAAAATTTAATTACAAACCAAGTTTTGAATCAATCGATAACTGGGAAACAAAATTATATTTCAATACCATTACACACATTATGGACGATACAAAACGTCCAAATGTTCCAATACATATGGATATGCCAGGTTGGAGTGATACTTATGGTTTTTACTCAAAAATTAATGGAAAATTAAATGAACATCATTTTTTGGCTAATATAAACGGATTTTATAATCGTTCACTAGCTGAAATGACGATGTATCCTTCTGATCCAAGCGAAAACTTAATGTTCATGTATACTTGGCCTGATGTTCGTACGTTGTATTCTGGAATTTATTTTGAAGATAACGTGTCATTAAATTGCCACTCTGGTTTAAAAATTACTACTACTTTAGGAATGCATAATAATAAAGTTGCGAGTAATTTTGGATTAGAAAGTTTGCAAATATTTTATCCAGAATTGGGATCTATTAAAAACCGATTTTTAAAAAGTTTCTCCGCAACTTATTCATCAGATAAAAACGGATTTCAATATGGCCTTGGAATTGGATATGGAGAAAGAGCACCATCAGTTTCTGAAGGTTACGGATTTTATTTATTTAATAGCTTTGATAATTTTGATTATATCGGAAATCCTAATTTAAATAATGAACAATCGCTTGAGGCAAATGCGAATTTGGGCTTAAAAAAAGATAAATGGAAAGTGCAGTTTACTACATCATACTTTCATATATCAAATTATATCATAGGAATTCCAGACGAAACAATTGCTCCTATGACAATTGGAGCTAATGGAATTAAAATTTATACAGCTTTAGATTATGCAACAATTTGGTCTAATGATGTATCTGTAAATTATAAATTCCACGCTAATTGGAGCTGGGATGGAAAATTTGGATACAATTTAGGAAAAGATAATAAAAATGATGGCTTACCATTTATGAGCCCAATGCGATATTTATCTAGCATACGTTTTAATCAAAGAAAATTAAATGCTGAATTAACAATTAAAGGGAATACTACTCAGACTGAATTTAATTCTTTCTATGGCGAAGACAAAACACCTAGTTATGCAATCTTAAATCTTAATTTGGGATATAAATGGAATCTTGAAAAAACCAAGATATTGTTCAATTGTGGAGTAGAAAATGTATTAGATGCTACCTATTCAACTTATACTGATTGGAATAATTTACCACGAATGGGAAGAAATGTATTTTTGAATG from Flavobacterium haoranii encodes:
- a CDS encoding TonB-dependent receptor plug domain-containing protein, which codes for MKNNIVIILLVFCFGNLLAQEQDSIIKKELKEVILIGTKSQLHEKESKTLATVDEFLQKASKVDLIKRGAYAWEPIINGMATERTVITIDGMRIFGACTDKMDPVTSYVEISNLSEATISSGQQGSCHGNTIGGTLNLKRNQQNSANKGWNFGINSGYETNNKQKIAGSSINYADSLFYVDTDVMFRDAENFKAGNDKEIQFSQFRKLNLSTTSGFQLTSNKNFEASIIYDKATDVGYPALPMDVSLAEALITSVKFNYKPSFESIDNWETKLYFNTITHIMDDTKRPNVPIHMDMPGWSDTYGFYSKINGKLNEHHFLANINGFYNRSLAEMTMYPSDPSENLMFMYTWPDVRTLYSGIYFEDNVSLNCHSGLKITTTLGMHNNKVASNFGLESLQIFYPELGSIKNRFLKSFSATYSSDKNGFQYGLGIGYGERAPSVSEGYGFYLFNSFDNFDYIGNPNLNNEQSLEANANLGLKKDKWKVQFTTSYFHISNYIIGIPDETIAPMTIGANGIKIYTALDYATIWSNDVSVNYKFHANWSWDGKFGYNLGKDNKNDGLPFMSPMRYLSSIRFNQRKLNAELTIKGNTTQTEFNSFYGEDKTPSYAILNLNLGYKWNLEKTKILFNCGVENVLDATYSTYTDWNNLPRMGRNVFLNVLFKI
- a CDS encoding Crp/Fnr family transcriptional regulator, which encodes MFLDIDLLFTWGAIAKEYEKNEIIFEAGEHANFYYQLIEGSVKMFNLNEEGKEFTQGVFFDGQSFGEPPLFVDDFYPSTAQTCTSSKIIKLSKDKFLKILEEYPSYQKKFLNLMAQRNLAKAKTSRDIINQSPEHRIICFLESKKDENSIEKKLVPYTRQEIANFTGLRVETVIRELSKMKKNKIVDIIDHKLYY